Proteins encoded within one genomic window of Halomonas sp. YLGW01:
- a CDS encoding Fe2+-dependent dioxygenase — MILCIADIISPELLARARTTLAEVPFKDGRETAGWHARTVKHNQQADGRDPEVSKLREELTRALTGHPLFQMAVRPARMKPLMFSRYDVGMAYGNHVDDAVMGSPGGALRTDISYTLFLGDPASYDGGELLIESTAGEQTFKLPAGSLVLYPSSTLHRVEEVTRGERLAAVGWAQSQVRDPRQREVLFDLDTTRRQLFDASGNTDAFKTLSKSYANLMRMWVEV; from the coding sequence GTGATCCTCTGTATCGCCGACATCATCTCCCCTGAGCTGCTCGCGCGAGCACGGACCACCCTGGCCGAGGTGCCGTTCAAGGACGGGCGCGAGACCGCGGGCTGGCATGCGCGCACGGTCAAGCACAACCAGCAGGCCGATGGCCGCGACCCCGAGGTCTCCAAGCTGCGCGAGGAACTCACCCGGGCCCTCACCGGCCACCCGCTGTTCCAGATGGCGGTGCGCCCGGCCCGCATGAAGCCGCTGATGTTCAGCCGCTACGACGTGGGCATGGCCTACGGCAATCATGTCGATGACGCCGTGATGGGAAGCCCCGGCGGCGCCCTGCGCACCGATATCTCCTACACCCTGTTCCTGGGCGACCCGGCGAGCTATGACGGCGGCGAGCTGTTGATCGAGTCCACCGCCGGCGAGCAGACCTTCAAGCTGCCGGCGGGCTCGCTGGTGCTCTACCCCTCCTCGACCCTACACCGGGTCGAGGAGGTGACCCGCGGGGAGCGCCTGGCCGCGGTGGGCTGGGCGCAGAGCCAGGTCCGCGACCCGCGCCAGCGGGAGGTGCTGTTCGACCTGGACACCACCCGTCGCCAGCTCTTCGACGCGAGCGGCAACACCGACGCCTTCAAGACCCTCTCCAAGAGCTACGCGAACCTGATGCGGATGTGGGTAGAGGTATGA
- a CDS encoding TauD/TfdA family dioxygenase, translating to MSISGHLSRSADGQQLHLHYAGNDLELDALWLRERAPDADTLDPQTGQRLIEAAELPLDLGVLEASVDGDRLEIRFSDGHQSRFSLAALCEEMAPADELAGRQLWDSSLGEIPHSSFAEALNDDDALLDLLENLHRFGFVRVDGVPDEADGMQTLMPRIGPQRRTNWGGVADVKSVANAYDLTMTQRGLEPHTDNPYRDPIPGFVWLHCLANAADGGDNIVVDGFRAAQRLREEDPEAFACLTRVTPGFRYHDATARLESEGPLIELDGQGHLMRVRYSNRTERITARPSAELRRYYAARQAFYRLITSEALTLNIKLEPGQMLIMDNYRLLHGRKSFHLENGVRHMRQGYVDQDSTASRRLVLRDQRSTSQGATA from the coding sequence ATGAGCATCAGCGGCCATCTCAGCCGGTCAGCCGACGGGCAGCAGCTTCACCTTCACTACGCCGGGAACGACCTCGAACTGGATGCCCTGTGGCTGCGAGAGCGCGCCCCGGATGCCGACACCCTCGACCCGCAGACCGGTCAACGCCTGATCGAGGCCGCCGAGCTGCCACTGGACCTGGGGGTCCTGGAGGCCAGCGTCGATGGCGACCGGCTCGAGATCCGCTTCAGCGACGGCCACCAGAGCCGCTTTTCCCTGGCGGCCCTGTGCGAGGAGATGGCGCCGGCAGACGAACTGGCCGGCCGCCAGCTGTGGGATTCAAGCCTCGGCGAGATTCCCCACAGTAGCTTTGCCGAAGCCCTGAACGACGACGATGCCCTGCTCGACCTGCTGGAAAACCTGCATCGTTTCGGCTTCGTGCGGGTCGATGGGGTACCCGACGAGGCAGACGGCATGCAGACCCTGATGCCGCGTATCGGCCCGCAGCGGCGCACCAACTGGGGCGGCGTCGCCGACGTCAAGTCGGTGGCCAATGCCTATGACCTGACCATGACCCAGCGCGGGCTCGAGCCCCACACCGACAACCCCTATCGTGATCCGATCCCCGGTTTCGTCTGGCTGCACTGCCTGGCCAATGCCGCCGACGGCGGGGACAACATCGTGGTCGATGGCTTCCGCGCGGCCCAGCGCCTGCGCGAGGAGGACCCCGAGGCCTTCGCCTGCCTGACCCGCGTGACCCCGGGCTTCCGTTACCACGACGCCACCGCTCGGCTCGAGAGCGAGGGCCCGCTGATCGAGCTCGACGGCCAGGGTCACCTCATGCGGGTGCGCTACTCGAACCGCACCGAGCGCATCACGGCCCGGCCAAGCGCGGAGCTGCGCCGCTATTACGCCGCTCGCCAGGCGTTCTACCGCCTGATCACCTCCGAGGCTCTGACCCTGAACATCAAGCTCGAGCCCGGCCAGATGCTGATCATGGACAACTACCGCTTGCTCCATGGGCGCAAGTCCTTCCACCTGGAGAACGGCGTCCGCCACATGCGCCAGGGCTACGTCGACCAGGACAGCACCGCGAGCCGTCGCCTGGTGTTGCGCGACCAGCGGTCCACTTCACAAGGAGCCACCGCATGA
- a CDS encoding tripartite tricarboxylate transporter TctB family protein, producing the protein MRTSDAVSGAMAAALGAALIVAAADLSPLPRQVYGAGTFPKVVGGLLLLMGSLLVIKGIRQRQPWCRWTGKVALRPFLKGLTAVVASAVAYILLVPVLGFPLVAFGILWLLFQVYYRRGGVRSALIAALATAAIWGLFAQLLHVPLEPGLLEQVLYS; encoded by the coding sequence ATGCGCACCAGTGATGCGGTGTCGGGTGCGATGGCGGCAGCCCTGGGGGCTGCCCTCATCGTGGCGGCGGCGGATCTGAGCCCCTTGCCGCGCCAGGTCTACGGCGCCGGCACCTTTCCCAAGGTGGTGGGCGGTCTGTTGCTGCTGATGGGCAGTCTGCTGGTCATCAAGGGCATACGGCAGCGACAGCCGTGGTGTCGCTGGACGGGCAAGGTGGCATTGCGCCCCTTCCTTAAGGGGCTCACCGCCGTGGTGGCGAGTGCGGTGGCCTACATCCTGCTGGTACCGGTGCTGGGCTTTCCGCTGGTGGCCTTCGGGATTCTCTGGTTGCTGTTTCAAGTCTACTACCGCCGTGGCGGGGTGCGGTCGGCCCTGATCGCGGCGCTGGCCACGGCGGCCATCTGGGGGCTGTTCGCTCAACTGCTGCATGTGCCCCTCGAACCCGGACTCCTCGAACAGGTGCTCTACTCATGA
- a CDS encoding HD domain-containing protein has protein sequence MTQARFRSFDEARREEWALIDARFRDYQADASRRVLAHLDRLRGDHHGYPVDRYEHSLQTATRALRAGADEEMVVCALLHDIGDDLAPANHAEIAAAILEPFIDPLNAWMIRHHELFQGYHYRHFFGLDRHARDAYRDHPAFERTVRFCDDWDQTSFDPDYDTLPLETFVPMVERVLARTPFDGLPELVDERADEQEDEPVDPQTRTSTAATPASS, from the coding sequence ATGACCCAGGCCCGCTTTCGCAGCTTCGACGAGGCCCGTCGTGAGGAATGGGCCCTGATCGACGCACGTTTTCGCGACTACCAGGCCGATGCCAGCCGGCGGGTGCTCGCCCATCTGGATCGCCTGCGCGGTGATCACCATGGCTATCCGGTGGACCGCTACGAACATAGCCTGCAGACCGCCACCCGTGCCCTGCGGGCCGGCGCCGACGAGGAAATGGTGGTCTGCGCCCTGCTGCACGACATCGGCGATGACCTGGCCCCGGCGAACCACGCCGAGATCGCCGCCGCGATCCTCGAGCCGTTCATCGACCCGCTGAACGCCTGGATGATTCGCCACCACGAGCTTTTCCAGGGCTACCACTATCGCCACTTCTTCGGCCTCGACCGCCACGCCCGCGACGCCTATCGCGACCACCCGGCGTTCGAGCGCACCGTGCGGTTCTGCGACGACTGGGATCAGACCAGCTTCGATCCCGACTATGACACCCTGCCGCTAGAGACCTTCGTGCCGATGGTCGAACGCGTCCTGGCTCGGACCCCCTTCGATGGCCTGCCCGAGCTGGTGGATGAGCGGGCTGATGAGCAAGAGGATGAGCCGGTCGATCCCCAGACGCGCACATCGACTGCGGCGACGCCCGCCTCGTCATGA
- a CDS encoding FadR/GntR family transcriptional regulator translates to MGSDAKFSLASAVYEKILSAIIDGQYPVNKKLPTEAQLCQQYEVSRPVLREALVRLKEDELVVSRRGSGSFVIRQPDSAVLKFAPISSIADIQRCFEFRTNVESQAAHLAALRRTPEQLDNIRRCYDAIDEANARQALATDEDYRLHLAITEAASNHYYITVLKSLNESIKEGMNLTRGLSLMASQERLRLVQDEHLAIVEAIADKDGERAEAAMRAHISNARHRMFEGAH, encoded by the coding sequence ATGGGAAGTGACGCAAAGTTTTCACTGGCTTCGGCGGTCTATGAAAAAATCCTGTCGGCAATCATCGACGGTCAGTACCCGGTCAACAAGAAACTACCGACCGAGGCCCAGCTGTGTCAGCAATACGAAGTCTCGCGTCCCGTGCTGCGCGAGGCGCTGGTCCGGCTCAAGGAGGATGAGCTGGTGGTCTCGCGTCGGGGCTCTGGCAGCTTTGTGATCCGTCAGCCCGACAGCGCCGTCTTGAAGTTCGCGCCCATTTCGAGCATCGCCGACATCCAGCGCTGCTTCGAATTTCGTACCAACGTGGAGTCGCAGGCGGCGCATCTGGCTGCCTTGAGGCGAACGCCCGAGCAGCTGGACAATATTCGTCGTTGCTATGACGCCATCGATGAGGCGAACGCGCGTCAGGCGCTGGCGACCGACGAAGACTATCGCTTGCACCTGGCGATCACCGAGGCCGCCAGCAATCACTACTATATTACTGTGTTGAAATCGCTCAACGAGAGCATCAAGGAGGGCATGAACCTGACCCGGGGGCTCTCGCTGATGGCGTCACAGGAGCGATTGAGACTGGTTCAGGATGAGCACCTGGCCATTGTCGAGGCCATCGCCGACAAGGATGGCGAACGCGCCGAGGCCGCCATGCGCGCGCATATCAGCAATGCTCGCCACCGGATGTTCGAGGGAGCACACTGA
- a CDS encoding ABC transporter substrate-binding protein has product MNTIRLTTMSLTLLAGLGLASHTLAAAGDRDDTLRMVVPPWPGVTVKSEILAQLIEPLGYTGNKQELSSTVGYQTLATNESDVFLAGWMPSQKNIYDAAMAKDAIVDLGNNISGARMGFAVPGYVYEAGITSAEQLADPDVAERFGHTVYSIESGSNVTDMLEGAIEADTYGLGDWEGMSSSTPGMLSEVAAAQRDERWIVFYGWTPHWMVPEYDSRILDDPEGVYGANNGRNDVKTIVSKAYSEANPNMRRLLDQFAFTADTQSDFIREYSLKEHELEAVAHDWLVANPEKVAEFLDGVTTRDGKPALAAVKASL; this is encoded by the coding sequence ATGAACACCATCCGATTGACCACCATGAGCCTGACCCTGCTGGCAGGGCTTGGCTTGGCCAGCCACACCCTGGCCGCCGCCGGCGACCGTGACGACACCCTGCGGATGGTCGTGCCACCCTGGCCCGGGGTCACCGTCAAGAGCGAGATCCTCGCCCAGCTCATCGAACCGCTGGGGTATACCGGCAACAAGCAGGAGCTCAGCTCGACGGTCGGCTACCAGACCCTCGCCACCAACGAAAGCGATGTCTTCCTAGCCGGCTGGATGCCCTCCCAGAAGAACATCTACGACGCTGCCATGGCCAAGGACGCCATCGTCGATCTGGGCAACAACATCAGCGGCGCGCGCATGGGCTTCGCCGTGCCGGGTTACGTTTATGAAGCCGGCATCACCAGCGCCGAACAGCTGGCGGACCCGGACGTCGCCGAGCGCTTCGGCCATACCGTCTACAGCATCGAGAGTGGCTCCAATGTGACCGACATGCTGGAGGGCGCCATCGAGGCCGACACCTACGGCCTCGGCGACTGGGAAGGCATGTCTTCCTCAACGCCCGGCATGCTCAGTGAAGTCGCGGCCGCGCAGCGGGACGAGCGCTGGATCGTCTTCTATGGCTGGACGCCGCACTGGATGGTGCCGGAATACGACAGCCGCATCCTCGACGATCCGGAAGGCGTCTACGGCGCCAACAACGGCCGCAACGACGTCAAGACCATCGTCTCCAAGGCCTACAGCGAGGCCAACCCGAACATGCGTCGCCTGCTCGACCAGTTTGCCTTCACGGCCGACACCCAGAGCGATTTCATTCGCGAATACAGCCTGAAGGAGCATGAACTGGAAGCCGTCGCCCACGACTGGCTGGTCGCCAACCCCGAGAAGGTGGCCGAGTTCCTCGATGGCGTGACGACCCGCGACGGAAAGCCCGCCCTGGCCGCGGTGAAGGCCAGCCTGTGA
- a CDS encoding tripartite tricarboxylate transporter permease has protein sequence MTELLQAASMVFDWHVLFVIVAASLFGLFMGAIPGLTATMATALLVPVTFFMDPLPAIAAIVSATAMAIVAGDIPGALLRMPGTPASAVYADEAFLMGKQGKLGLALGINVTCSMLGGIIGVAVLALFAPRIAEFALQFTSDEYFWLALLGLSCAILVSGGDPLKGAISMLIGLAIAMVGMDSVSGQMRFTGGSYELLAGVSLLPVLIGLFAITELLRSIPSSGHGTPKVEVPRRNVMAGVGATTWRYKGGVARGGLLGTLIGALPGAGADIASWVSYAISRKFSREPEKFGTGHPEGLVSASAANNSALSGAYIPALVFGIPGDTVTAIIIGVLTTKGITPGPDVFTEQGALVNAIFMVFVLANLLLLPLGLLAIKGAGRLLAVPTGVLYPLILIFCIVGAFSANNTMFDVWVMLGLGLLGYYLMANDFPLGPLILAFILGPIIESNFMRSILKSDGDLLAFVDRPIAMVLAGLAILVWTMIIANAIRKRPAQGGTFEAGSGA, from the coding sequence ATGACGGAACTCCTGCAAGCCGCCTCGATGGTATTCGACTGGCACGTGTTGTTCGTGATCGTCGCGGCCTCCCTGTTTGGCCTCTTCATGGGGGCCATTCCGGGGCTGACTGCCACCATGGCGACGGCCCTGCTGGTGCCGGTCACCTTCTTCATGGACCCGCTGCCGGCCATCGCAGCCATCGTCTCGGCCACCGCCATGGCGATCGTGGCGGGCGATATTCCCGGCGCCCTGCTGCGGATGCCGGGAACCCCGGCGTCTGCCGTCTATGCCGACGAAGCCTTCCTGATGGGCAAGCAGGGGAAGCTCGGCCTCGCCCTTGGCATCAACGTGACCTGCTCGATGCTGGGGGGGATCATCGGCGTGGCGGTGCTGGCCCTGTTCGCACCGCGTATCGCCGAATTTGCCCTGCAATTCACCAGCGACGAGTACTTCTGGCTGGCCTTGCTGGGGCTGTCATGCGCGATCCTGGTGTCGGGGGGGGACCCGCTGAAAGGGGCCATCTCGATGCTGATTGGCCTGGCCATTGCCATGGTGGGCATGGACAGTGTCTCCGGGCAGATGCGCTTCACCGGGGGTAGCTACGAGCTGCTGGCCGGGGTGTCGCTGTTGCCGGTGCTGATCGGCCTGTTTGCCATCACCGAGCTCCTGCGCAGCATTCCGTCGTCGGGCCATGGGACGCCGAAGGTCGAAGTGCCCCGCCGGAACGTGATGGCGGGCGTGGGCGCGACCACCTGGCGCTACAAGGGAGGTGTGGCCCGCGGCGGCCTGCTGGGCACCCTGATCGGCGCCTTGCCGGGGGCCGGGGCGGATATCGCCTCCTGGGTCAGCTATGCCATCAGTCGCAAGTTCTCTCGCGAGCCCGAGAAGTTCGGTACCGGGCACCCCGAGGGCCTGGTCTCCGCCAGTGCCGCCAACAACTCGGCCCTGTCCGGCGCCTATATTCCTGCACTGGTCTTCGGGATACCCGGTGATACCGTCACCGCTATTATCATCGGGGTCCTGACGACCAAGGGAATCACGCCGGGCCCCGATGTCTTTACCGAACAGGGCGCCCTGGTCAACGCCATCTTCATGGTCTTTGTGCTGGCCAATCTCCTGTTGCTGCCCCTGGGCCTGCTGGCCATCAAGGGCGCCGGCAGGCTGCTGGCGGTACCGACCGGGGTTCTCTACCCCTTGATCCTGATCTTTTGTATCGTAGGGGCCTTCTCCGCCAACAACACCATGTTCGATGTCTGGGTGATGCTGGGTCTCGGGTTGCTGGGATACTACCTGATGGCGAACGACTTTCCGCTCGGCCCCTTGATCCTGGCCTTCATCCTCGGCCCGATCATCGAGAGCAATTTCATGCGCTCGATACTGAAATCCGATGGAGATCTGCTGGCCTTCGTCGATCGTCCCATCGCCATGGTGCTGGCTGGCCTCGCCATCCTGGTCTGGACAATGATCATCGCCAATGCCATCCGGAAGCGTCCCGCTCAGGGAGGCACTTTCGAGGCGGGTAGCGGGGCCTGA